A single window of Arvicanthis niloticus isolate mArvNil1 chromosome 20, mArvNil1.pat.X, whole genome shotgun sequence DNA harbors:
- the Phyhipl gene encoding phytanoyl-CoA hydroxylase-interacting protein-like isoform X1 — protein MEVPRLDHALSSPSSPCEEIKNLSLEAIQLCDRDGNKSQDSGIAEMEELPVPHNIKINNITCDSFKISWEMDSKSKDRITHYFIDLNKKENKNSNKFKHKDVPTKLVAKAVPLPMTVRGHWFLSPRTEYTVAVQTASKQVDGDYVVSEWSEIIEFCTADYSKVHLTQLLEKADAIAGRMLKFSVFYRNQHKEYFDYVRDNYGNAMQPSIKDNSGSHGSPISGKLEGIFFSCSTEFNTGKPPQDSPYGRYRFEIAADKLFNPNTNLYFGDFYCMYTAYHYVILVIAPVGSPGDEFCKQRLPQLNSKDNKFLTCKEEDGVLVYHHAQDVILEVIYTDPVALSLGTVAEITGHQLMSLSTANAKKDPSCKTCNISVGR, from the exons GGAACAAATCACAAGACAGTGGCATAGCAGAGATGGAAGAGCTACCTGTCCCacataacatcaaaataaataacatCACATGTGACTCCTTCAAGATCTCATGGGAGATGGACTCCAAGTCAAAGGACCGCATCACACACTACTTCATTGACCTCaacaagaaagagaacaagaactcCAACAAGTTTAAACACAAG gATGTTCCAACAAAATTGGTGGCCAAAGCTGTTCCCTTGCCAATGACTGTTCGTGGACACTGGTTTTTGAGCCCAAGGACTGAGTATACAGTAGCCGTGCAGACTGCCTCAAAACAAGTTGATGGTGATTACGTCGTGTCTGAATGGAGTGAGATTATAGAATTCTGTACAGCAG atTACTCCAAAGTTCATCTGACACAGCTGCTGGAGAAGGCTGACGCGATTGCAGGGCGCATGCTTAAGTTCTCTGTTTTCTATCGGAACCAGCACAAAGAGTACTTTGACTATGTTAG AGATAACTATGGAAATGCTATGCAGCCATCCATCAAGGATAACAGTGGTAGCCATGGCTCACCCATCAGTGGGAAACTGGAAGGCATCTTCTTCAGCTGCAGCACTGAGTTCAATACAGGGAAGCCACCCCAGGATTCACCGTATGGAAGATACAGGTTTGAGATTGCAGCAGACAAACTTTTCAACCCCAATACTAACTTATACTTTGGGGACTTCTACTGTATGTACACTGCTTATCATTATGTGATTCTTGTCATTGCCCCTGTGGGATCGCCAGGAGATGAATTTTGTAAGCAGCGCCTTCCTCAACTAAATTCCAAGGATAATAAGTTTTTGACCTGTAAAGAAGAAGATGGGGTACTCGTGTACCACCACGCCCAGGATGTCATTTTAGAAGTCATTTACACTGACCCTGTGGCTCTTTCCCTGGGCACCGTGGCAGAAATCACTGGTCATCAGCTCATGAGTTTGTCTACTGCAAACGCAAAGAAAGACCCCAGCTGCAAAACCTGTAACATCAGTGTCGGACGCTAA
- the Phyhipl gene encoding phytanoyl-CoA hydroxylase-interacting protein-like isoform X2, protein MEELPVPHNIKINNITCDSFKISWEMDSKSKDRITHYFIDLNKKENKNSNKFKHKDVPTKLVAKAVPLPMTVRGHWFLSPRTEYTVAVQTASKQVDGDYVVSEWSEIIEFCTADYSKVHLTQLLEKADAIAGRMLKFSVFYRNQHKEYFDYVRDNYGNAMQPSIKDNSGSHGSPISGKLEGIFFSCSTEFNTGKPPQDSPYGRYRFEIAADKLFNPNTNLYFGDFYCMYTAYHYVILVIAPVGSPGDEFCKQRLPQLNSKDNKFLTCKEEDGVLVYHHAQDVILEVIYTDPVALSLGTVAEITGHQLMSLSTANAKKDPSCKTCNISVGR, encoded by the exons ATGGAAGAGCTACCTGTCCCacataacatcaaaataaataacatCACATGTGACTCCTTCAAGATCTCATGGGAGATGGACTCCAAGTCAAAGGACCGCATCACACACTACTTCATTGACCTCaacaagaaagagaacaagaactcCAACAAGTTTAAACACAAG gATGTTCCAACAAAATTGGTGGCCAAAGCTGTTCCCTTGCCAATGACTGTTCGTGGACACTGGTTTTTGAGCCCAAGGACTGAGTATACAGTAGCCGTGCAGACTGCCTCAAAACAAGTTGATGGTGATTACGTCGTGTCTGAATGGAGTGAGATTATAGAATTCTGTACAGCAG atTACTCCAAAGTTCATCTGACACAGCTGCTGGAGAAGGCTGACGCGATTGCAGGGCGCATGCTTAAGTTCTCTGTTTTCTATCGGAACCAGCACAAAGAGTACTTTGACTATGTTAG AGATAACTATGGAAATGCTATGCAGCCATCCATCAAGGATAACAGTGGTAGCCATGGCTCACCCATCAGTGGGAAACTGGAAGGCATCTTCTTCAGCTGCAGCACTGAGTTCAATACAGGGAAGCCACCCCAGGATTCACCGTATGGAAGATACAGGTTTGAGATTGCAGCAGACAAACTTTTCAACCCCAATACTAACTTATACTTTGGGGACTTCTACTGTATGTACACTGCTTATCATTATGTGATTCTTGTCATTGCCCCTGTGGGATCGCCAGGAGATGAATTTTGTAAGCAGCGCCTTCCTCAACTAAATTCCAAGGATAATAAGTTTTTGACCTGTAAAGAAGAAGATGGGGTACTCGTGTACCACCACGCCCAGGATGTCATTTTAGAAGTCATTTACACTGACCCTGTGGCTCTTTCCCTGGGCACCGTGGCAGAAATCACTGGTCATCAGCTCATGAGTTTGTCTACTGCAAACGCAAAGAAAGACCCCAGCTGCAAAACCTGTAACATCAGTGTCGGACGCTAA